The Benincasa hispida cultivar B227 chromosome 11, ASM972705v1, whole genome shotgun sequence genome has a segment encoding these proteins:
- the LOC120090580 gene encoding uncharacterized protein LOC120090580 has protein sequence MASCGIVLVGHIVSEHGIVVDPVKIDVIAKLPYPTNVREVHSFLGHAVDYVSKWVEEKAIVSNDAKVVAGFLKTNILCRFGFPKGIISDQRSHFCNRVIAFLLKNYGVRHHIATPYHPQTNGQAKVSNKEVKTILEKVVNPGRKDWSLQLDDTLWAYKITFKTPIEMSSYWMNRVKDLHEKMFASKEFQVGQKILLYNSRLKFMPGKLRSKWIGPFDVSHVYPYSAVDIVNLETGKVIKVNGHRLKVFQDGESLNFFDIAYRLDSSIYI, from the exons ATGGCCTCATGTGGCATTGTATTAGTAGGACACATAGTATCTGAACATGGCATAGTGGTAGACCCTGTTAAGATTGATGTTATTGCTAAGCTCCCTTACCCCACAAATGTGAGGGAGGTTCATTCATTTCTTGGTCATGCAG tggactatgtttccaaatgggtagaagAAAAGGCCATAGTTAGTAATGATGCTAAAGTGGTTGCAGGTTTCCTGAAGACTAACATTCTATGCAGATTTGGCTTCCCTAAAGGAATCATTAGCGACCAAAGATCACACTTTTGCAATCGGGTCATTGCCTTCTTATTGAAGAACTACGGTGTTCGACATCATATTGCAACCCCATACCACCCTCAAACTAATGGACAGGCGAAGGTGTCCAACAAGGAAGTAAAGACCATTTTGGAAAAGGTGGTCAACCCAGGAAGAAAGGATTGGAGCCTCCAACTGGATGACACTCTATGGGCTTACAAGATAACTTTCAAAACTCCTATTGAGATGTCCTCCTACTGGATG AACAGAGTGAAGGACCTTCATGAAAAAATGTTTGCATCCAAGGAGTTTCAGGTAGGACAAAAGATACTTCTTTATAACTCTCGATTGAAATTTATGCCTGGTAAACTCCGGTCCAAGTGGATTGGACCATTTGATGTTTCTCACGTTTATCCTTATAGTGCAGTAGACATTGTTAATCTTGAGACAGGGAAGGTTATTAAGGTCAATGGGCATAGGTTGAAGGTCTTCCAAGATGGTGAGTCGTTGAACTTCTTTGACATCGCCTACCGATTGGACTCGTCGATCTACATCTGA